The Collimonas sp. PA-H2 genome contains a region encoding:
- a CDS encoding allantoate amidohydrolase, with the protein MQEPWNGCGEQIMAWADELAQHSEAPGMLTRTYLTAAHHAAAAQLAEWMCAAGMSVRRDMAGNVIGRYEGLSADAPALVTGSHFDSVRNGGKYDGNLGILLPIACIGQWHAAGKRFPFALEVIGFAEEEGVRFKATLLGSRAAAGTFDLSVLDNLDDSGQSMRDVMAASGFHASGLGKAAYAPAALLAFVEVHIEQGPVLLNNDLPLGVVSAISGASRFMVEVEGLAGHAGTVPMEMRRDAAMAAAEIGLYIEQRCHGTRGLVGTVGQFNVPNGAANVVPGKAVFSIDIRAEQDPIRQAAVNDVLAQIEQIAARRHVAIQIRKTHEAASVPCAPRLQQQLASAIEECGLTLRHLPSGAGHDAMAMAAITDVAMLFVRCGNGGISHHPDEIMSAADAALGARVFSRFVENFKN; encoded by the coding sequence ATGCAAGAACCCTGGAACGGCTGCGGCGAGCAGATCATGGCCTGGGCCGACGAGCTGGCGCAGCACAGTGAAGCGCCCGGCATGCTCACCCGCACTTATCTGACTGCAGCGCACCACGCGGCTGCGGCGCAGCTGGCGGAATGGATGTGCGCCGCCGGCATGAGCGTGCGGCGCGACATGGCCGGCAATGTCATCGGCCGCTACGAAGGCTTGAGCGCCGACGCTCCGGCCCTGGTCACCGGCTCGCATTTCGATTCGGTGCGCAACGGCGGCAAATACGACGGCAACCTCGGCATCCTGTTGCCGATCGCCTGCATCGGGCAATGGCATGCGGCCGGCAAGCGCTTCCCGTTTGCGCTGGAAGTGATCGGCTTTGCCGAGGAAGAAGGAGTGCGCTTCAAAGCCACCCTGCTCGGCAGCCGCGCCGCCGCCGGCACCTTCGACCTCAGCGTACTGGACAACCTGGACGACAGCGGCCAGAGCATGCGCGACGTCATGGCCGCTTCCGGCTTCCACGCCAGCGGGCTGGGCAAGGCAGCCTACGCGCCGGCTGCGCTGCTGGCGTTTGTCGAAGTGCATATCGAACAAGGCCCTGTGCTGCTCAACAATGACTTGCCGCTGGGCGTGGTGAGCGCCATATCCGGTGCTTCGCGCTTCATGGTGGAAGTGGAAGGCCTGGCCGGCCATGCCGGCACGGTGCCGATGGAAATGCGCCGCGATGCCGCCATGGCGGCCGCGGAAATCGGCTTGTATATAGAACAGCGCTGCCACGGCACGCGCGGACTGGTCGGCACCGTCGGCCAGTTCAATGTACCGAACGGCGCCGCCAACGTGGTGCCTGGAAAAGCTGTCTTCTCTATCGATATCCGCGCCGAACAAGACCCGATACGCCAGGCGGCGGTAAACGATGTGCTGGCGCAGATCGAACAGATCGCCGCGCGCCGCCATGTCGCGATCCAGATCCGCAAGACCCACGAGGCAGCCAGCGTACCGTGCGCCCCCCGGCTGCAACAGCAGCTGGCCAGCGCCATTGAAGAGTGCGGGTTAACGCTGCGCCACCTGCCTTCGGGGGCGGGCCACGATGCCATGGCGATGGCTGCCATCACCGACGTCGCCATGCTGTTTGTCCGCTGCGGCAACGGCGGCATCAGCCACCATCCGGATGAAATCATGAGCGCCGCCGACGCCGCCCTCGGTGCCCGGGTATTCAGCCGCTTTGTCGAAAATTTTAAAAACTGA
- a CDS encoding molybdopterin-binding protein encodes MSIQAINVRNQFRGKIHTITEDEVLSLLDIETPSGIVSSVITTRSVRDLGLVVGSEVVALVKATEVSIAKL; translated from the coding sequence ATGAGCATCCAGGCAATTAACGTCCGCAACCAGTTCCGCGGCAAGATTCACACCATTACCGAGGATGAGGTTTTGTCCCTGCTCGATATTGAAACCCCGTCCGGCATCGTGTCGTCGGTGATTACCACACGCTCGGTGCGCGACCTCGGGCTGGTGGTCGGATCGGAAGTGGTGGCGCTGGTAAAAGCCACTGAAGTCTCGATCGCTAAACTCTGA
- a CDS encoding alpha/beta hydrolase: MAALSSFRVLVVPGLYNSGPQHWQSRWQRLYPNFERVEQAHWDTPVLEVWSQRLQQQLRGTDQPTLAIAHSFGCLTTIHSALNDVPNLAGALLVAPADPDKFDVSAEVSGRLPVPAIVVGSLNDPWMESGRARHWAKIWGADYIDAGALGHINAESNLGDWIYGQSLLQRLVTLSGELQRQAHKALPIATR; encoded by the coding sequence ATGGCGGCGTTGTCTTCGTTTCGTGTGCTGGTGGTGCCCGGGCTGTATAACAGCGGCCCGCAGCATTGGCAATCGCGCTGGCAGCGGCTGTATCCGAACTTCGAGCGGGTCGAGCAGGCGCACTGGGATACGCCGGTGCTGGAAGTCTGGTCGCAGCGCTTGCAGCAGCAGTTGCGCGGCACGGACCAGCCGACCCTGGCGATCGCCCACAGCTTCGGCTGCCTGACGACCATCCACAGCGCCTTGAACGATGTGCCGAATCTGGCCGGCGCGCTGCTGGTGGCGCCGGCCGATCCCGACAAGTTCGACGTCAGCGCGGAAGTCAGCGGCCGGTTGCCGGTGCCGGCGATCGTGGTCGGCAGCCTCAACGACCCCTGGATGGAAAGCGGTCGCGCCCGTCACTGGGCCAAGATCTGGGGCGCCGATTACATCGACGCCGGCGCGCTGGGACATATCAATGCCGAGTCCAACCTGGGCGACTGGATTTATGGCCAATCGCTGTTGCAGCGATTGGTTACCCTCTCTGGTGAACTGCAACGGCAAGCGCATAAAGCGCTTCCCATCGCTACCCGCTAA
- the ssuC gene encoding aliphatic sulfonate ABC transporter permease SsuC, with translation MSAIISSTMAAPTLAKKPKSGNAQGGLRIWRERLLPWLLPLLLILGWELAAKAGWLSSRILPEPWAVARAAWSLTVSGELWTHVRISAWRAISGFAVGGGLGLLLGLLTGTFKRAETLLDTSIQMIRNIPALALIPLVILWFGIDESSKLFLVSIGVFFPVYLNTFHGIRSVDKGLIEMARSYGLSGWPLYRDVILPGALPSILVGVRFALGLVWVLLIVAETISAQAGIGYMTMNAREFLQTDVVLVGILLYALLGKLADMLARGLERYWLRWHPGYQ, from the coding sequence ATGAGCGCAATCATTAGTAGCACAATGGCGGCACCGACGCTGGCAAAAAAGCCGAAATCCGGCAATGCACAGGGCGGTTTGCGCATATGGCGGGAGCGGCTATTGCCATGGCTGCTGCCGCTGCTCTTGATCCTGGGCTGGGAACTCGCGGCCAAGGCCGGCTGGCTGTCGAGCCGGATCTTGCCTGAGCCATGGGCGGTGGCGCGCGCGGCCTGGTCGCTGACGGTTTCCGGCGAGTTGTGGACCCATGTCCGCATCAGCGCCTGGCGGGCGATTTCCGGCTTTGCGGTGGGCGGCGGCCTGGGCTTGCTGCTGGGTTTGCTGACCGGGACTTTCAAGCGGGCGGAAACCCTGCTCGACACCAGTATCCAGATGATCCGCAATATTCCGGCGCTGGCGCTGATTCCGCTGGTGATCCTGTGGTTCGGGATCGACGAGTCTTCCAAGCTGTTCCTGGTGTCGATCGGGGTGTTCTTCCCGGTGTACCTGAATACCTTCCACGGCATCCGTTCGGTCGACAAGGGTTTGATCGAGATGGCCAGGAGTTACGGCCTGTCCGGCTGGCCCCTGTACCGCGATGTCATCCTGCCGGGCGCCTTGCCCTCGATCCTGGTCGGCGTGCGTTTTGCGCTGGGACTGGTGTGGGTATTGCTGATCGTCGCCGAAACCATTTCGGCGCAGGCCGGCATCGGCTACATGACCATGAATGCCCGCGAATTCCTGCAGACCGATGTGGTGCTGGTCGGCATCCTGCTGTATGCCTTGCTGGGCAAGCTGGCCGACATGCTGGCGCGCGGCCTGGAGCGCTACTGGCTGCGCTGGCATCCCGGCTATCAGTAA
- a CDS encoding C4-dicarboxylate transporter DctA codes for MRRFYKSLFGQVLIALVIGIAVGVLFPKFGESLKPLGDGFIKLVKMIIPMIVFCVVVHGIYGAGELKKVGRVGLKALIYFEVVTTVALVLGLLLAFVFHPGVGMNINPDTLDANALSGYVETAKQVKGMGFADFVMKIIPNTVVSAFTSGDVLQVLLFSIIFGSALSLIGEKAAPIVTIVHSMSEAFFKCMSFIIRLAPLGVFGAIAFTVGKYGVGSLQQLGFLVLLYFFAVVVFVFAILGTILRLAGFSIFKLIKYLRAELLVVLATASSDSVLPQIMRKLEYMGIKGSTVGLVIPTGYSFNLDAFSIYLTLAAVFIAQATNTPLSITDLLAILAVALITSKGAHGVPGSAIVILAATLSAIPAIPVVGLVLVLSIDWFMGIARALGNLLGNCVATVVVAVWEKDIDRARAHAVLNGARPPLEDELPPTLHVAGDSRPA; via the coding sequence GTGCGGCGCTTTTATAAATCACTGTTTGGCCAGGTGCTGATAGCACTTGTGATCGGTATTGCGGTTGGGGTGCTGTTCCCCAAATTCGGAGAAAGCTTGAAACCGTTGGGGGACGGCTTTATCAAACTGGTCAAGATGATCATCCCGATGATCGTGTTCTGTGTCGTGGTGCATGGCATCTACGGCGCGGGCGAGCTGAAGAAGGTAGGGCGGGTCGGCCTCAAGGCCCTGATCTATTTTGAAGTGGTCACTACCGTGGCCCTGGTGCTGGGGCTGCTGCTGGCGTTTGTCTTTCATCCCGGGGTCGGCATGAACATCAATCCCGATACGCTAGACGCGAATGCCTTGTCAGGCTATGTCGAGACCGCCAAGCAGGTCAAGGGCATGGGTTTCGCCGACTTTGTCATGAAGATCATCCCGAATACCGTAGTGAGCGCGTTTACTTCCGGCGATGTGCTGCAAGTGCTGCTGTTTTCCATCATTTTCGGTTCCGCCCTGTCGCTCATCGGCGAGAAAGCCGCGCCGATTGTCACCATCGTGCACAGCATGTCGGAAGCCTTCTTCAAGTGCATGTCTTTCATCATCCGGCTGGCGCCGCTGGGCGTGTTCGGCGCGATTGCCTTCACCGTCGGCAAGTACGGCGTCGGTTCGCTGCAGCAACTGGGCTTCCTGGTGCTGCTGTACTTCTTTGCGGTGGTGGTTTTCGTGTTTGCCATACTCGGCACGATCTTGCGCCTGGCCGGTTTCAGCATCTTCAAGCTGATCAAGTACCTGCGCGCGGAACTGCTGGTGGTGCTGGCGACGGCCTCTTCCGACAGCGTGCTGCCGCAGATCATGCGCAAGCTGGAATACATGGGCATCAAGGGTTCCACCGTCGGCCTGGTGATCCCGACCGGCTACTCGTTCAACCTGGACGCCTTCTCCATCTACCTGACCCTGGCAGCCGTATTCATTGCGCAAGCCACCAATACGCCGCTCTCGATCACCGATCTGCTGGCGATCCTGGCCGTCGCCCTGATTACCTCCAAGGGTGCGCACGGCGTGCCCGGTTCGGCCATCGTGATCCTGGCGGCGACCTTGTCGGCGATTCCGGCGATTCCGGTGGTCGGGCTGGTGCTGGTGCTGTCGATCGACTGGTTCATGGGGATTGCCCGTGCGCTCGGCAACCTGCTCGGCAACTGCGTCGCCACCGTGGTGGTGGCGGTATGGGAAAAGGATATCGACCGCGCCCGTGCGCATGCGGTGCTGAATGGCGCCCGGCCGCCGCTGGAGGATGAGCTGCCGCCTACGCTGCACGTGGCAGGCGATAGCCGGCCGGCGTAA
- a CDS encoding EAL domain-containing protein — protein sequence MTFPALEQYLARLHSVNHGGAHDEVRSDCRVWLDADGRAQGRYFNTTLTSVFQPVRQIDALVGKGAIIGHEGFAHSYSASDNGLYLWKLLDHAASDDESIELDRLCRMLHSINFYRQPEAAAGDLYLSVHARLLAAVDSNHGMAFRRILNLLQLPHEKIVLQLPTITENQGWLLNYVLDNYRRNHFRLAVNADDVTQAAALLEKVRPDVIKIDARGVTHDEQTTRLLEQCAARGIQVIFKRLEKARDLEVLQQLARIAALPLQAQGFLWDLPQAALRAFAVSAETPVQPDGLSTAGIDLGGA from the coding sequence ATGACTTTTCCCGCCCTGGAGCAATATCTCGCCCGTCTGCATAGCGTCAATCACGGCGGCGCTCACGACGAAGTCCGCAGCGATTGCCGGGTCTGGCTGGATGCCGACGGCCGGGCCCAGGGCCGGTATTTCAACACCACGCTGACCAGCGTGTTCCAGCCTGTGCGGCAGATCGATGCGCTGGTCGGCAAGGGCGCCATTATCGGCCATGAAGGCTTTGCCCACAGCTACTCCGCCAGCGACAACGGCCTGTATCTGTGGAAGCTGCTGGACCATGCCGCCAGCGACGACGAATCGATAGAGCTGGACCGGCTGTGCCGCATGCTGCATTCGATCAATTTCTATCGGCAGCCCGAGGCCGCGGCGGGCGATCTGTACCTGAGCGTGCATGCGCGCTTGCTGGCCGCGGTCGACAGCAACCATGGCATGGCGTTTCGGCGTATCCTGAACCTGCTGCAGCTGCCGCATGAAAAAATCGTGCTGCAGCTGCCGACCATTACGGAAAACCAGGGCTGGCTGCTGAACTACGTGCTGGATAATTACCGGCGCAACCACTTCCGCCTGGCGGTGAATGCCGATGATGTAACCCAGGCCGCCGCTTTGCTGGAGAAGGTGAGGCCGGATGTGATCAAGATCGATGCGCGCGGCGTCACCCATGACGAACAAACCACGCGCCTGCTGGAGCAATGCGCGGCGCGCGGCATCCAGGTGATTTTCAAACGCCTGGAAAAGGCGCGCGACCTGGAAGTGCTGCAGCAGCTGGCAAGGATCGCCGCGCTGCCTTTGCAGGCGCAGGGATTCCTGTGGGACCTGCCGCAGGCTGCATTGCGTGCTTTTGCTGTATCCGCCGAAACGCCGGTGCAGCCGGATGGCTTATCGACGGCAGGTATAGACCTTGGAGGCGCCTGA
- a CDS encoding molybdopterin-binding protein: MTIQAINVRNQFKGKIKAIIEGTVVSEVDVETPAGIVTSVITTRSVKDLGLVIGTEVVALVKATEVSIAKI, encoded by the coding sequence ATGACTATCCAAGCCATCAATGTACGCAACCAGTTCAAGGGCAAGATCAAGGCCATCATCGAAGGCACCGTGGTGTCGGAAGTCGACGTCGAGACGCCGGCCGGCATCGTCACTTCTGTGATCACCACCCGTTCGGTCAAGGACCTGGGGCTGGTGATCGGCACCGAGGTGGTAGCGCTGGTGAAGGCGACCGAAGTTTCGATCGCCAAGATCTGA
- the hutH gene encoding histidine ammonia-lyase, which translates to MTTTTITIDGFNLSAQQVVDVARAPHLAVTLADSSRAALKESRDYIESTWMHDEAPMMYSFNTGVGLLKDTRIKVEHIELFQTQLIKAHCAGLGEPFSEEVSRATMLLRANAFASNYSAPRVEVVDRLLAFLNAGIHPIMPQKGSVGASGDLAPLSYLAAAIAGFDEAEVMYQGQRMSAPEAIIKAGVGEVKFDLKAKDASALINGCTASLAVAVLVAHDARNLLSDACLSLGLTLEAMRAEMAAFDHRIQQARPHAGQIKTAAIIRKLLSGSTRTTHEARSVQFPEESRRTDIPYSSRIQDVYSLRCSPQVYGPVFDALDYIDNIVDKEINSATDNPLIFDKEGGGFEIISGGNFHGQYLAQAMDLLAIAIADLGSICERRIARLIDPTLSWGLPRNLMSGVRGVNTGYPVVQCSMSSLVMENRTLCMPGSVDSIPAKGNSEDHVSNSTWCARKAATVVANTQYIVGVEMLLAAQALTMTEDLLPGFVLGTGTQAAYQEIRRQIPACLDGDRWFHNDIAVAQSFVVSGSVRNAVVEEIGEFV; encoded by the coding sequence ATGACTACTACCACCATCACCATCGACGGCTTCAACCTGAGCGCCCAGCAAGTGGTCGACGTCGCACGCGCGCCGCACCTGGCGGTCACCTTGGCCGACTCTTCACGCGCTGCGCTGAAGGAAAGCCGCGACTACATCGAATCGACCTGGATGCACGACGAAGCGCCGATGATGTACAGCTTCAACACCGGCGTCGGCCTGCTGAAAGACACCCGCATCAAGGTGGAACATATCGAACTGTTCCAGACCCAGCTGATCAAGGCCCATTGCGCCGGCCTGGGCGAGCCATTCTCAGAAGAAGTCAGCCGCGCCACCATGCTGTTGCGCGCCAACGCCTTCGCCAGTAATTATTCGGCGCCGCGGGTTGAAGTGGTGGACCGCCTGCTGGCCTTCCTGAATGCCGGCATCCATCCGATCATGCCGCAAAAAGGCTCGGTCGGCGCCTCCGGCGACCTCGCGCCTTTGTCTTATCTGGCGGCGGCGATCGCCGGCTTCGATGAAGCCGAAGTGATGTACCAGGGCCAGCGCATGAGCGCGCCAGAGGCGATCATCAAGGCCGGTGTCGGCGAGGTCAAGTTCGACCTGAAAGCCAAGGACGCATCGGCCCTGATCAACGGCTGCACCGCTTCATTGGCCGTGGCCGTGCTGGTGGCGCACGATGCGCGCAACCTGCTGAGCGACGCCTGCCTGTCGCTGGGACTGACCCTGGAAGCCATGCGCGCCGAAATGGCGGCTTTCGACCATCGCATCCAGCAAGCCCGTCCGCACGCCGGCCAGATCAAGACCGCCGCCATCATCCGCAAGCTGCTGTCGGGTTCCACCCGCACCACGCATGAAGCGCGCTCGGTGCAGTTTCCGGAAGAATCGCGCCGTACCGACATCCCTTACAGCTCACGCATCCAGGACGTCTACTCGCTGCGCTGCTCGCCGCAAGTCTACGGCCCGGTATTCGATGCGCTGGACTATATCGATAACATCGTCGACAAGGAAATCAATTCCGCCACCGACAATCCGCTGATTTTCGACAAAGAAGGCGGCGGCTTCGAGATCATCTCGGGCGGCAATTTCCACGGCCAGTACCTGGCGCAGGCGATGGACTTGCTGGCGATCGCGATCGCCGATCTGGGCAGCATCTGCGAACGCCGCATCGCCCGCCTGATCGACCCGACCCTGTCGTGGGGCTTGCCACGCAACCTGATGAGCGGCGTGCGCGGCGTCAATACCGGCTATCCGGTGGTGCAATGCTCGATGAGTTCGCTGGTGATGGAAAACCGCACCCTGTGCATGCCGGGCAGCGTCGACAGCATCCCGGCCAAGGGCAACAGCGAAGACCACGTCTCCAATTCGACCTGGTGCGCGCGCAAGGCTGCCACCGTGGTGGCCAACACGCAGTACATCGTCGGCGTCGAAATGCTGCTGGCGGCGCAGGCGCTGACCATGACGGAAGACCTGCTGCCGGGCTTCGTGCTGGGAACGGGCACGCAGGCGGCCTACCAGGAAATCCGCCGCCAGATCCCGGCCTGCCTGGACGGCGACCGCTGGTTCCATAACGATATCGCGGTGGCGCAGTCGTTCGTGGTGAGCGGTTCGGTGCGGAATGCGGTGGTTGAGGAGATCGGCGAGTTCGTCTAA
- a CDS encoding ATP-binding cassette domain-containing protein — MQIDLVEHAEVESAARHGTRGIAIQVSAVSKAYGEREVLKTLDVEIAAGEFVAIVGRSGCGKSTLLRLIAGLETASQGRIGFERAGQRDPEPEIRIMFQDSRLLPWKRVLSNVGLGLPRASQASIKALAQVGLEDRTHEWPAVLSGGQRQRVALARALVHEPELLLLDEPLGALDALTRIEMQQLIESLWKSRGFTAVLVTHDVQEAIALADRVLLIEDGEITLDERISLARPRVRGNLAFAQLEERILARVLKHPAAQPDSVLGDLSLQRTFSQVGWAV; from the coding sequence ATGCAAATTGATCTTGTTGAACATGCGGAAGTAGAAAGTGCAGCTCGGCATGGCACGCGCGGCATAGCCATCCAGGTAAGCGCCGTCTCCAAAGCGTATGGCGAGCGCGAAGTATTGAAGACCCTGGATGTCGAGATCGCGGCGGGTGAATTCGTCGCCATAGTCGGCCGCAGCGGCTGCGGCAAGAGCACCTTGCTGCGCCTGATCGCTGGGCTGGAAACAGCCAGCCAGGGTCGCATTGGTTTTGAACGCGCCGGGCAGCGCGATCCGGAGCCGGAGATCCGCATCATGTTCCAGGATTCGCGGCTGTTGCCTTGGAAGCGGGTGCTGAGCAATGTCGGCCTGGGTTTGCCGCGCGCTTCGCAGGCTTCGATCAAAGCCTTGGCGCAGGTTGGCCTGGAAGACCGCACCCACGAGTGGCCGGCGGTCCTGTCCGGTGGCCAGCGGCAGCGGGTGGCGCTGGCGCGGGCGCTGGTGCATGAGCCGGAATTGCTGCTGCTGGATGAACCGCTAGGCGCCCTGGATGCCTTGACACGCATCGAGATGCAGCAGCTGATCGAATCGCTGTGGAAGAGTCGCGGTTTTACCGCGGTGCTGGTGACGCATGACGTGCAGGAAGCGATTGCACTGGCCGACCGTGTGCTGTTGATCGAAGACGGCGAGATCACGCTGGATGAGCGGATCAGCCTGGCGCGCCCGCGCGTCCGCGGCAACCTGGCCTTCGCGCAACTGGAGGAACGAATCCTGGCGCGCGTGCTGAAACATCCGGCGGCGCAGCCCGATTCCGTGCTGGGCGACCTGTCTCTACAACGCACGTTCAGCCAAGTCGGCTGGGCAGTCTAG
- a CDS encoding GntR family transcriptional regulator yields MSLSSSPPGADSSDDIAADITTAIAEQRLPPGTKLREEALARLYSVSRTKIRAALVMLAKDKLIDLVPDKGAFVSRPTEEEARQIFFVRRVLEAALVREFVAKASAADYATLEQHLQQEREALSKENPQIRSRLLSDFHILLARVVDNQVLTDVLTKLAGRSSLITMLYQSTRDAACSSDEHVEFLQAAKAGDTEKAVELMLHHLHHVEKALQFEIPPPGAKKDFVKALLA; encoded by the coding sequence ATGAGCCTGTCTTCCAGCCCACCCGGCGCCGACAGTTCTGACGATATCGCCGCCGACATCACGACGGCGATTGCCGAGCAGCGCCTGCCGCCCGGCACCAAGCTGCGGGAAGAAGCGCTGGCGCGCCTGTACTCCGTCAGCCGCACCAAGATCCGGGCGGCGCTGGTGATGCTGGCCAAGGACAAGCTGATCGACCTGGTGCCCGACAAGGGCGCCTTCGTCAGCCGCCCGACCGAAGAAGAAGCACGCCAGATATTTTTCGTGCGGCGTGTGCTGGAAGCCGCGCTGGTGCGCGAATTCGTCGCCAAGGCTAGCGCTGCCGATTATGCAACGCTGGAGCAGCACCTGCAGCAGGAGCGCGAGGCGCTGTCCAAGGAAAACCCGCAAATCCGCTCGCGCCTGCTGAGCGATTTCCACATCCTGCTGGCGCGCGTCGTCGACAACCAGGTGCTGACCGACGTCCTCACCAAGCTGGCCGGCCGCAGCTCACTGATCACCATGCTGTACCAGTCCACCCGCGATGCCGCCTGTTCCTCCGACGAGCATGTGGAATTCCTGCAGGCCGCCAAGGCCGGCGACACTGAAAAAGCCGTGGAACTGATGCTGCACCACTTGCATCATGTCGAGAAGGCGCTGCAGTTCGAGATACCGCCGCCCGGCGCCAAGAAGGATTTCGTCAAGGCGTTGCTGGCTTAG